A region of Lacinutrix sp. Hel_I_90 DNA encodes the following proteins:
- the cdd gene encoding cytidine deaminase, with product MKEVKIESTLFVFESLKETPEAIQKLMHKAIEARDNAYAPYSRFHVGTALLLDNGEIISGSNQENASYPSGLCAERTAIFYAGAKYPKAKVLKMAISAASQNQKTDKPIPPCGACRQSIAEYEIKQEKPIEIYFMGETGSVMKSSSLANLLPFSFDASNL from the coding sequence ATGAAAGAAGTAAAAATAGAATCTACACTCTTCGTTTTTGAATCTCTGAAAGAGACTCCTGAAGCTATTCAAAAATTGATGCATAAAGCTATAGAGGCTAGAGATAATGCGTATGCGCCCTATTCACGATTTCATGTGGGTACTGCTTTATTATTAGATAATGGTGAAATAATTTCTGGAAGCAATCAGGAAAATGCATCCTACCCTTCAGGGCTTTGTGCAGAGCGTACAGCTATCTTTTATGCTGGGGCAAAATATCCAAAGGCAAAAGTGCTAAAAATGGCAATTTCTGCTGCTTCCCAAAATCAAAAAACAGATAAGCCAATCCCGCCATGCGGCGCTTGCAGGCAGTCTATTGCAGAATATGAAATAAAGCAAGAGAAACCAATTGAAATCTATTTTATGGGTGAGACTGGAAGCGTCATGAAATCAAGTTCGCTAGCTAATTTATTGCCATTTAGTTTCGACGCGTCAAATCTATAA
- the pdhA gene encoding pyruvate dehydrogenase (acetyl-transferring) E1 component subunit alpha: MQKITKEVYLKWYEDMLFWRKFEDKLAAVYIQQKVRGFLHLYNGQEAVLAGALHAMDLTKDKMITAYRNHVQPIGMGVDPKRVMAELFGKATGTSKGLGGSMHIFSKEHRFYGGHGIVGGQIPLGAGIAFGDKYHDKDAVTICCFGDGAARQGSLHETFNLAMLWNLPVVFVCENNGYAMGTSVERTANHTDIWKLGLGYEMPCGPVDGMNPIKVAEAFDEAITRARTGGGPTFLEVKTYRYRGHSMSDAQHYRTKDEVAEYKKVDPITQVKQILLDKKYATEDEIKVIDKRVKALVSECEKFAEESPYPEKRVMYDAVYEQEDYPFIEHKIK; this comes from the coding sequence ATGCAAAAAATCACAAAAGAAGTTTACCTAAAGTGGTATGAAGATATGTTATTCTGGAGGAAGTTTGAAGACAAGCTTGCCGCCGTTTACATTCAGCAAAAAGTAAGAGGGTTTCTTCACCTATATAATGGTCAGGAAGCTGTTTTAGCAGGCGCTTTACACGCTATGGATTTAACAAAAGACAAAATGATTACGGCCTATCGTAATCACGTACAGCCTATTGGTATGGGTGTAGATCCTAAACGGGTTATGGCAGAGCTATTTGGTAAAGCAACAGGAACTTCAAAAGGTTTAGGGGGCTCTATGCATATTTTTTCTAAAGAGCATCGTTTTTATGGAGGACACGGTATTGTTGGAGGTCAAATTCCTCTAGGTGCAGGGATTGCATTTGGAGACAAATACCACGATAAAGATGCGGTAACTATTTGTTGTTTTGGAGATGGTGCAGCGCGGCAAGGTTCACTTCACGAGACCTTTAACTTAGCAATGCTTTGGAATTTACCTGTAGTGTTCGTATGTGAGAACAATGGGTATGCCATGGGAACCTCAGTTGAAAGAACGGCAAACCACACAGACATCTGGAAGTTGGGCTTAGGTTACGAAATGCCTTGCGGTCCAGTAGATGGAATGAACCCTATTAAGGTTGCCGAAGCTTTTGACGAAGCAATTACTAGAGCAAGAACTGGTGGCGGACCAACCTTTTTAGAAGTAAAAACATACAGGTATAGAGGACACTCGATGTCAGATGCGCAACATTATAGAACAAAAGATGAAGTAGCAGAATACAAGAAAGTAGATCCTATTACTCAAGTAAAACAAATCTTATTAGATAAAAAATACGCCACTGAAGATGAAATTAAAGTCATTGATAAGCGCGTAAAGGCATTAGTTTCTGAGTGTGAGAAATTTGCAGAAGAATCTCCATATCCTGAAAAAAGGGTCATGTACGATGCCGTTTATGAACAAGAAGATTACCCATTTATCGAGCATAAAATAAAATAA
- a CDS encoding pyruvate dehydrogenase complex dihydrolipoamide acetyltransferase, producing the protein MAEVINMPRLSDTMEEGTVASWLKKVGDKVEEGDILAEIETDKATMEFESFNEGTLLHIGIQEGETAKVDTLLAIIGEEDEDISELLKGSKSEDNKESKEDQEESKEEASDHKKESKTEDQKEDPSETKEETQASTDIPEGVTVVSMPRLSDTMEEGTVATWLKKVGDKVEEGDILAEIETDKATMEFESFQSGTLLYIGLDEGESAKVDSLLAIIGPEGTDVSGIAKDFKIEGNTSAKTEGSSKETKKEETKTEAPKQESKSETKSSGSETSREVQSSTGANGRIFVSPLARKMAEEKGINIAQVQGTGENGRVVKRDIENFTTSVASSASAAKFVASGQEDFDEKPNSQMRKVIAKRLAESKFTAPHYYLNVEFDMDNAMAFRAQYNSLPDTKISYNDMIVKACALALRQHPQVNSQWFADKMKLNNHVHIGVAVAVEDGLVVPVVKFANEQTLPQIGDAVKDFAGRARVKKLTPAEMEGSTFTVSNLGMFGIESFTSIINQPNSAILSVGTIVSKPVVKNGQVVPGNTIKLTLACDHRTVDGATGAQFLQTLKGYIENPVTMLV; encoded by the coding sequence ATGGCAGAAGTAATAAACATGCCGCGTTTAAGCGACACGATGGAGGAAGGTACAGTAGCCAGCTGGTTAAAGAAAGTTGGAGACAAGGTTGAAGAAGGAGACATATTAGCTGAAATTGAAACTGATAAAGCAACTATGGAATTTGAGTCTTTTAACGAAGGCACTTTGTTACACATTGGTATTCAGGAAGGCGAAACAGCAAAAGTAGACACCTTATTAGCTATTATTGGGGAAGAAGATGAAGATATTTCTGAGTTATTAAAAGGAAGTAAGTCGGAAGATAATAAAGAGTCTAAGGAAGATCAAGAGGAATCTAAAGAAGAAGCATCAGACCATAAAAAGGAAAGTAAAACGGAAGACCAGAAAGAGGACCCTTCTGAAACCAAAGAAGAAACCCAAGCATCTACAGATATTCCAGAAGGCGTAACGGTTGTTTCTATGCCACGTCTAAGCGACACAATGGAAGAAGGTACTGTTGCAACGTGGTTAAAGAAAGTAGGGGATAAGGTTGAAGAAGGAGATATTTTAGCAGAAATTGAGACCGATAAGGCGACTATGGAGTTCGAATCGTTTCAATCAGGAACCTTGCTATATATTGGTTTGGATGAAGGAGAATCAGCAAAAGTAGATTCATTATTAGCCATTATTGGCCCAGAAGGAACAGATGTTTCTGGTATTGCTAAAGACTTTAAAATAGAAGGAAATACTTCTGCTAAAACAGAAGGGAGTTCTAAAGAAACTAAAAAAGAAGAGACAAAGACTGAAGCTCCAAAGCAGGAAAGTAAATCAGAAACCAAATCAAGCGGTTCTGAAACGTCTAGAGAAGTGCAAAGTAGCACAGGTGCTAATGGTCGTATTTTTGTATCGCCTTTGGCCAGAAAAATGGCAGAGGAAAAAGGAATCAATATCGCTCAAGTTCAGGGTACAGGAGAAAATGGACGGGTAGTAAAGCGCGATATAGAGAACTTTACGACTTCAGTGGCATCGTCTGCTTCTGCAGCGAAATTCGTAGCATCAGGTCAAGAAGACTTTGATGAGAAGCCGAATTCACAAATGCGTAAAGTAATTGCGAAACGTTTAGCAGAATCTAAATTCACTGCACCGCACTATTATTTAAATGTAGAGTTTGACATGGATAATGCTATGGCCTTTAGAGCCCAGTATAATTCATTACCTGACACTAAAATTTCATATAACGATATGATTGTTAAAGCTTGTGCTTTAGCCTTACGCCAACACCCACAAGTAAACTCTCAGTGGTTTGCAGATAAAATGAAATTAAACAACCATGTACATATTGGCGTAGCAGTTGCTGTCGAGGATGGTTTAGTCGTACCCGTAGTTAAATTTGCTAACGAGCAAACCTTACCGCAAATAGGGGATGCTGTAAAAGATTTTGCCGGACGTGCAAGAGTTAAGAAATTGACACCAGCAGAGATGGAAGGGAGTACGTTTACAGTTTCAAATTTAGGAATGTTTGGTATTGAAAGTTTTACATCAATAATCAATCAGCCAAATTCTGCAATCTTATCCGTTGGTACTATTGTTTCAAAACCGGTAGTTAAAAACGGACAAGTAGTCCCAGGGAATACGATAAAATTAACACTTGCCTGTGACCATAGAACGGTTGATGGCGCAACTGGAGCACAGTTTTTGCAAACCTTAAAAGGGTATATCGAAAATCCAGTGACCATGTTAGTCTAA
- a CDS encoding M28 family peptidase: MKTITALCIATLLFGCNTSKNTTTENTTNNPTERLETPATVIVSATPKMSEIVSAGDVKETVSFLASNDLNGRNTGSEGIAEAADYVETQFKTFGLKPYFDTFRDNFKVGELEAFNVVGLVEGNDSQLKNEYIVIGAHYDHIGSIKAVAGDSIANGANDNAAGTSAVLAMAKHFGKNKTNKRSLIFVTFTAEEMGLLGSKHLAEKLKAQNINLYTMVNFEMIGVPFIGRDYEAFITGYELSNLAEKINDYAGTKLVGYSEVAKKYNLFKRSDNYAFYEAFKVPSHTISSCDLTNFDFYHHVDDEIDKLNYSFMANLINKMAPVLEAMANAPTQEIKMNDN, from the coding sequence ATGAAAACAATAACCGCATTATGTATCGCCACCTTATTATTTGGTTGTAATACTTCAAAAAACACAACAACAGAAAACACAACTAATAATCCCACAGAACGTTTAGAGACACCGGCAACGGTAATTGTGTCGGCAACACCTAAAATGTCTGAAATTGTTTCTGCAGGAGATGTCAAAGAAACCGTTAGTTTCTTAGCTTCCAATGATTTAAACGGCAGGAATACGGGCTCAGAAGGTATTGCTGAAGCCGCAGACTATGTTGAAACTCAATTTAAAACCTTCGGATTAAAACCTTATTTTGATACGTTTAGAGATAATTTTAAAGTTGGAGAATTAGAAGCTTTCAACGTTGTAGGACTAGTGGAAGGTAATGATTCACAGTTAAAAAATGAATACATCGTAATTGGCGCACATTACGATCATATAGGCTCAATTAAAGCGGTTGCCGGCGATAGCATTGCTAATGGGGCAAATGACAATGCCGCGGGAACGAGTGCTGTGCTAGCCATGGCGAAACACTTCGGGAAAAACAAAACCAATAAGCGCAGTTTGATTTTTGTAACCTTTACGGCTGAAGAAATGGGGTTATTAGGTTCAAAACACTTAGCTGAAAAACTAAAAGCTCAAAACATTAATTTGTACACGATGGTTAATTTTGAAATGATTGGAGTGCCTTTTATAGGTAGAGATTATGAAGCTTTTATCACGGGCTATGAGTTGTCAAATCTAGCCGAGAAAATTAACGATTATGCGGGGACTAAATTAGTAGGGTATTCCGAGGTTGCTAAAAAATATAATCTGTTTAAACGTTCAGATAATTATGCTTTTTATGAAGCATTTAAAGTGCCATCGCATACTATATCTTCTTGTGATTTAACCAATTTTGATTTCTATCATCATGTGGATGATGAGATCGATAAATTGAATTACAGTTTTATGGCAAATTTAATCAACAAAATGGCACCAGTTTTAGAAGCAATGGCAAATGCTCCAACCCAAGAAATTAAAATGAATGACAACTAA